The following nucleotide sequence is from Cellulosilyticum sp. I15G10I2.
ATTTCTAGCATATCTCAATAACGCCAACCGCCATTATAACAAGTACTGTAACTTTTTTCAAGCACTATATAACAGCTATTGGCTCATGTATTGATGGTAAAAAACTACGAATTTACACATTTACAAAAAAGACCTAAAAGCAAATTAATCTGCTTCTAAGCCCTTATCTTTTTCACTCTTCCTACAATACCACTCTCCAGCATAACCTTAATCCCATGATGATGCTCAGGTGAATTGATGAGTATCTTCTTTTTGATTATACATTATCTCACTTATTGCAGGGTCATGCACGCAACATAGTTGCGAAACGCTTACGGAATCCGTTAATACTCCACCAAGTAAGTAGACACCCGATCTTGAATCATACGGGCAACCTCGTCGGCAGTTTTTTCATCGGAAAAATAGGCGGATACTTCCTCATATACAATGAACTCAATCTGCATATCAGATGAGCTGACTGCCTTAGCTGATTCAATCAATTCCAGAATACGGCCAAAAGCAGCATCTGTCCCCTTGCCTTTAGCCAGCAGTCTGTCCGTCTCAGCGGTATAGGCATGGACGTTTATAGGCAGCGTGGGGGCAGCGGCCGTGGGAAGTGACTGCTGATATTCCAACTCCAGAAAAGTGCGGAGAAACTGCCATGCAGCAGCGGGATCGCTACATGTACTGGAGATGGCAAAGGAACTCCGAATATCTAAAACCACCTCTGAATCGGTGAGAGTCATAGAAACCATGTCGCTGCCATAAGGATTAAACACAACATCGACCACCTCCTCCACACCTACCGTCTTCATTAAATATGCTTCAAAATCAGATACCGTATATGGTGCAAAGAACTGTCGCCCCTCAAGCATGTACACCCCAGCAACATAATCCATCCATTCATCTCTATCTGCTGGCCGGTATTGGGGCAGATGATAGGCCGCCTCCAGCACATCCTGGAAGCGTTCGGTGATGAAGTCACACTCTCTCGTCTCCCAGTTAACATATAAATCCCAATTCTGGGACAACTCCATAGTAATCAGCTCCATGGAGGAAAGTCCACCAAATAACATATCATTTTCGGGATACAATCGGCGCAACTCAGGGATACGGTCAATAGGAAACCTGTTGCTGTTGCCGTACTCCGGCAGTCCCCAAATACCCTTCAGAGCATAGCTGATGGGAAAATAGAAAAGCGCATCATCCTGCTGAACTGTTTCTAGTAGCGTCGAAAAAAAGTCGTCTCGAGAAATAGTCGGATCATCATCTAAGAATGGATACAGGTCTGCAAACACACCCTGAGCGAGCAGGGCATCCATAGGCCAGCCCGGAGAGGACGGCACGATGTACATGTCGGGAATATCTCCAGTCACGACATCCTTGTATACACGAGTTAGTGTATCATTGGATAGCACACCGGAGTGATCACCATAGTCTCTAAGAGTTACAACTATTTCATCACTGGCCTGATTAAAGGCTGCCACCGCCGAAAGGAGACTGGCATCGAAGTCAATACCGGCTAAAATCAGTTCTTGTTTTTCCGGTCTTTCCACCACCGCTGAGCCAGCGCCATCCTGTGTTTCTCCACAACCCGATAAGCCAATACCAAGCAAGAACAAACCTGCAAACAAAAACAATGTTCGTTTCATAGTACAACCCCCAATCATATACTTGAAAAATACCCCTGTAAATAGCAATCAATTTATTGAATTGTGGTGTCGATGTCTTCTGCATCATTTATAGCTCTATCCACAAAATCGCCCCTTAATTGATTTCAATATAATAAGTATACCATATTTTTCTACACTATAAAGGATCATTTTGTTAAAATTCCGACAACTCTTCTGACGTAAAACAAAGGATTATCTAGTACTAAACTGGTAGTGCAGGGGCTTATCAAGGTTTTACACTGATATAGCAGTTTTTTGTCCTTCTAAGTTTACAGCCTCCTTAAAAAGTTAATGCTCTAAAAGGGTATTTACCCCCAATAACCTTTTAAGGAGTGTTGTTTTATGAATTATGAACAAACAAAGAATTTCCTCATTTCAGCTATGCAAGACCAAAATTATGCGCTTATACCCAAAAGAAGTTTAAAGTAGCTATAAAAAAGACTTAAAAGCAAATTAACATGCTCCTAAGCCCTAATCTCCTTCACCTTACCTACACTTCCATCCTCAAGCATCACCTTGATCCCATAAGGATACTCAGGTGAATTGGTAAGTATCTCTTTACTATTCCTTCTGTAAGCTTTCCAGTATGCTGATCTTGCTTTTGAATTTAATCAAAGTGATCATACTCATAATGTGTGCCTTATATTATTTTTGTAGCTTTGCCTTTACCCAATTAATTATAAAAAACACAAGAAAAGAAGTCATGTATCCTACTATCAAATAAAGAATTGCTTGTTTCCAGATGGGAGGAAAAGTATTGTTATACAAGTTTCTAAAAAAGAATCTTGGCAGAATACAGCCTCCGAGCGCTACTCCTATACTTGTACCAACTGCGCTTTTTAAAGATTTTTCGATCATTATTCATTCACCTACTCATCCACTAAAAATTAAATAAAATATCTTTAATTATATCTTAGCACACCTAAAATATTCCGACAATTAAACATTTGCGCAACATCTATACGTTGGCGCGAAATACAAGAATTTTGCCAAATAGTTTGTACCGCCCCCCCTAAAGATATGTTCCCACAAACAGCTCTTAACTCTAAAACACACCAAGCCCTAGAACGAATAATCGCTCTAAGGCTTGGTATTACTAGGTTTTATCTACTCAGCTTAACTACAGTCTCAACGTGTGTTGTGACAATAAAAAGATATAATTACGCGTAAATAGAAGGGGATACATAGAAAATGCACCCCCTTGCACCCCTAACGTATGTTCGGGTGTCTAATTTTTATTTCAAGTTATCATTTAATCTAATCAATATACTCATAAGTTCAGCTCTTGTTAGCGCTTTGCTTGGTGCCATATGCGTACTATCCATACCACTTATTAGACCTACCCTTGTACAGTACTTGATCGCTTCTTTATAAGTAGAATTTTCAATATCTATAAAAGCTATTTCGTCAATGAAGCAAGGGACTCGAACCCTCGTGGTTTTAGTCCTTTTGCTTCTATCATTCTTAATTGTTAAAGAAATGGATCGACATCTGCTCATAGCACTATCTATAAAAATAGCGGTATTAAAAAGGTTAACAATATGTAAAGCATTCCTGCCATGGCTACAAACAAAACTAACGGGATTTTTCTGCCTGCAAAACTATTAGTTAATGCCCCTTTCTTTGGACATACAATAATGCATTTTTGGCAGTTAAAACATTCAGCCGATATTACCTTCTTCATTTTATGCACCTCTAGATTTGAGGGACATTTCTTTGTACATAACGTGCAATTGATGCACTTATCTTCGCATCGGACGATACCACTGGGGCTAAACCGACCTGCAACTCCGGCGACAGCACCCTGTATGCAGATATATTTGCAGAAGAAATTATCAATAAAGAATGAGCCAATAATTGTTACAAACATCAACATAATACTTATCCAGGCTAATCCAGGCAATATTATGCTATATTGCTCAAACACATCGTCAACACTGACTTGTAGCAGAAACTTACCGCTTGCAATGGAAAATGCTGCAAAACCTGTAAGTATGATGTATTTCGCTGCTCTAAGATATTTATCGAGTGTTGCAGGAACTGTGACCCTTTTTTTAAAAAGCTTGAAGCCTATATATCCAACAACCCTTTGCAGCGCCCCCACCAAGCACAAAAAACCACAAAAGCTTCTTTTGAAGATAATGGCAAACAAAATAAATATTATTAGAACTGCCATAATGCTAAGTTGACCTGCATTTTCGAAAGTCTCCTCAATAAGGGAACTAAAAACAAACGGGAATATTATTAGAAAAAAAGGAATGATCGTTTTTGCTAATTTCTTAGTATTAATATTCATTACATGACCTCCTTATATTTGGTTTACATCTACCGATTCAGTATAGTTGTTGCAAATTAATATTACATAATAAAATGGCATGCTAAGTGATAAGCCAGATGGGGCTTTTGGTTGCCAGAAAGGTTTCTTCATAATTTGTAAACTTATATACCTGTTTTGCTATATGAATGAGCATTGCCTGATAGTGTTAATATTCTAACCTCATTTTCTTCTTTAATTAGTTCCCTCTTTAGATTTAGTACAGATGTCACCACCCCATTTATTGCAGGATAATACCAATCTGTTGTAATTAAAATCTTCACAAAAATACCTCCTGTTTATTTATGTGATAATAATATCAAATCACATTAAACAAATAGGAGGTATAAAATTAAACAAATCCTAAACTCTTTCTTTTTTAATTTAATTAATAACTATACTTTACTACTCTAACAAGCATTTCGAGCTTTTACTGCTATCTCCTTATTTTTTTCCAAGAGGATACTTATCGAAGCCTCTATCTTCCATTGAATAATCCGGTAATCATATAATTTTATCTTATCTATTCAACCGGTATCCCACACCCCATACTGTCTCTAAGATTTTTGGAGTTTTACTGTCATCCTCAATTTTTTCACGAATACGATTAATATGCACCATAACCGTCGCGCTATCCCCAACATAATCATATCCCCATATTTTTTCAAACAATTGTTCCTTCGAGAAAACAATATTAGGATTTTCAGCCATAAATTTTAATAATTCAAATTCTCGGTTAGGAAAACGAATTTCTTGCTCACCCTTATAGACCTTCCATCCATGCAGAAGAACTCTAATATTACCTATTAGTATCTCATCGCCCTCTATCTGATTGGCTTCTGTTAATCGACTATACTGTCTTATATTTGCATTTACTCTTGCTACAAGCTCAGTGGGATCAAAAGGTTTAGCAATATAATCATCTGCACCAAGTCCCAGACCACGAATTTTATCAACAGATTCCGTCCTTGCTGTCACCATGAGAATTGGAATATTTAATTCATCTCTTATCTCTTTGCATATCTCATAACCATTCTTCCCGGGAAGCATAAGATCCAGTAGTATTAAGTCGAAATTTTCCACATGCAGGAGTGGAAGTACTTTATCTCCATCATTTATAATGAATGTTTCAAACCCACTAGCTTCCAGATAAGCCTGTTCTATCATACTAATATCATCATCGTCTTCGACAATTAGAATTCTATATTTTGCATTCATCTAAATCACCTCATTCATCCAAAATTGGTAGTCTTATTCGAATAGTAAGACCGTTGCTGTTTTTTGCATCTACTGAGCCTCCCATAGCATCCACTAGATATTTTACAATATAAAGACCTAGACCATTCCCTTCATTTATATTCCTTGACTCATCACCTCGAAAAAACTGTTCAAAAATATGGGGAATCTTATCTTCTGAAACTCCACAGCCATTATCAGAGATCTCAAGTGCTACATATGCATGTTCTTCAAAAGTATTAATGGTAATTTCAAGCTTATCTGTTTCTGCATATTTTTTACTGTTTTCCAATATATTATCAAGTATTCGTTTCATTTGTTCTCGGTCAACATTTGAAAATAAACCTTTTTTTACATCTTTTATTTTAATTTTTATAGATTCATTCTCTATCAATAATTCGTATCTTTTCACATAGGCTTCCAGATACTCACTCCACTCTGTCTTTTCAAAAAACAGTGGCATATTACCTGTTTCAAGTTTTGAGAAATAAAATAACCTTTCCAAAAGCCGATCCATTTCTATCGTTCGTCTATAAGCTATATCAAGAAATTTTTCTCTTGATTCAGGTGTTGTAGCAACCCCATCCTTGAGACCTTTTATTGTTCCTCTAATTGCCGTTAATGGAGTCCTTAAGTCATGAGAAATTCCCGCCACCATTTCAACTCTCATCTTTTCATAAGACTCCTTTTCCGCATTAGCTTCCGTTATATGTTCCTGCATTTCATTAAATGCGTCACAGACATATTCAAATTCAATATCTCCCTTGTATTTAACAGGTTCAGAAAAATTTCCTTCTTTCATTCTTTTTGCTCCTTCTGACAATGCATCTAAAGGATTTGTGATATGTTCTATAAGTCTCTTAGTAAAAATCTGACTAATTATGAGTAAGGCACCTATGCAAAATATACCATCAATCAGCAATAGTATAAGTATAGTAGTCAAACTATTTTTTTGAGACCAGAATTCATGATATTCTCCTGCAATTGCAAACACTTTCATTTTCTCATTCATATTATTTTGTGTTAGCACAGTCATATAGTCTTGTACATAAATATGCACCTTTCCATCTGTTTCCAAATAATCTCCAATTTCATTTATAAGCTCACTCACAGGAAAATCGGTATTTGAGTAAATCACTTCACTATCTATTTCAACACAAATAGAAAATCCATACCTATTCAGTTTTGTTGCAAGATTGTTTATCGCCTCTTCTTTTGGGGATGGATTCCAATCTGTCAGGATATTTCTTATTTGTTCGGCATTATCTGCTAACTCAGACGAACCAATCATGCTGTTTTTATATGTGCTCTCATATAAATTTATTACAAACATATTAGCGAAAAGAAATAGACTTAAAGTTACAAGCACCATTCTGGTATTAGAAATAAAAATTCTGCGTTTCACGGTCTGTTTTTCCTTATTCATCGTCCTCCTCCTTGTAATAGGTGTCACAGAGAAAATCGTCAATGTTTCTTCTCTGTTACACACACTCTTTTAACTTTCTTCTTTTTCGTCCATCATAGAATTTCCACATTACTACAGGATTTTGAACCAGCATTAACAGTTGTGTTACAGATACTACAAATTTTGTAAAAAGGATTTCCACGGTTTTGGCATTATTTCGCATCCTTTTTCTTTATATGACCACATGCCTTACATGTTCCTTTAACTATTGAGTATAGATACAATGCAATAATGCCTCACAGATTAAAGATCATAGTTACAATTACCCAGAACGTTACGTTAGCACCTATCTGTGTAGATTTTCTATGAGATAAAAATATGCATAATACCCAGAGTACAAAGACAAAAAGACCTGCAATAATACTAATTACACCCTCCATTACCTTGTCTATGGTTGTCAGATTAAGATTATCGTATATATCGAGTTTTCAGTCTGCATAGTGCCTGATATGTATGTTATATGATCCTTCATGTCCATAGAAATCATATTGAGATTCATGCTGACTTCGGCTTCCATTATCTTGCTCCATCTGTTTCTGATATTCTTCTAATTGCAGTTCCTGTTGCTTTTGTAAAGAATCTTTTACTGTTGAAAATCTGTTATTAAAATTATTATACAACAAGAATCCCGATATAACATTAAAAATAAATCCCATTGTCAAAACTCCACTGACAGTTGCTCTTTCTACATACCCTTCTAAATACTCATCATATAAATAAAGTAGTTATATTTTTTACATCGTTTTTTAATTGTTTGTCACAATCTTGATTTATATCTATCCCTTTATCTGGTCTTAATCGACAATACTGCAATAATCCACTGCACGAATGGTAATGTTCATAACACCTGTAGCACATGGAATACGTTTTTGGTTTAGAACTTCATATGATTTTGGATAAAAAGAACAAATTTCACAATTTTGCTAAATGTACGACGTGGTGTAATAGAATTTTTATGATCGACTATAGTCAATGTGCATCCCTTATCATCTGTAAATCGTTTCATCTGTATTCCCATATATTTGTTCAAAAAAACATCGCTTTCACTATAACCCATATCCCGCAGATTAAGTACTAGATCATTTAACTGATTAGTAATATCATCAACTCAACCCCCCCCTAAAAACACATCAAGGCTCAGAGCGAAAAATCGATCTAAGCCTTGATGTTCAGTGAGTTTATCTAGATAGCTTAACTACAGTCTCAACGTGCGTTGTGACAATAAAAGGATATAATTTGGCGTAAATATAGGGGATGCAAAAGATATGCCACCCTTTGAA
It contains:
- a CDS encoding DUF2196 domain-containing protein; translation: MLTNSPEYPYGIKVMLEDGSVGKVKEIRA
- a CDS encoding response regulator transcription factor — translated: MNAKYRILIVEDDDDISMIEQAYLEASGFETFIINDGDKVLPLLHVENFDLILLDLMLPGKNGYEICKEIRDELNIPILMVTARTESVDKIRGLGLGADDYIAKPFDPTELVARVNANIRQYSRLTEANQIEGDEILIGNIRVLLHGWKVYKGEQEIRFPNREFELLKFMAENPNIVFSKEQLFEKIWGYDYVGDSATVMVHINRIREKIEDDSKTPKILETVWGVGYRLNR
- a CDS encoding S-layer homology domain-containing protein; its protein translation is MSRCRSISLTIKNDRSKRTKTTRVRVPCFIDEIAFIDIENSTYKEAIKYCTRVGLISGMDSTHMAPSKALTRAELMSILIRLNDNLK
- a CDS encoding HAMP domain-containing sensor histidine kinase encodes the protein MNKEKQTVKRRIFISNTRMVLVTLSLFLFANMFVINLYESTYKNSMIGSSELADNAEQIRNILTDWNPSPKEEAINNLATKLNRYGFSICVEIDSEVIYSNTDFPVSELINEIGDYLETDGKVHIYVQDYMTVLTQNNMNEKMKVFAIAGEYHEFWSQKNSLTTILILLLIDGIFCIGALLIISQIFTKRLIEHITNPLDALSEGAKRMKEGNFSEPVKYKGDIEFEYVCDAFNEMQEHITEANAEKESYEKMRVEMVAGISHDLRTPLTAIRGTIKGLKDGVATTPESREKFLDIAYRRTIEMDRLLERLFYFSKLETGNMPLFFEKTEWSEYLEAYVKRYELLIENESIKIKIKDVKKGLFSNVDREQMKRILDNILENSKKYAETDKLEITINTFEEHAYVALEISDNGCGVSEDKIPHIFEQFFRGDESRNINEGNGLGLYIVKYLVDAMGGSVDAKNSNGLTIRIRLPILDE
- a CDS encoding DUF2196 domain-containing protein, which translates into the protein MIKKKILINSPEHHHGIKVMLESGIVGRVKKIRA
- a CDS encoding 4Fe-4S binding protein; the protein is MNINTKKLAKTIIPFFLIIFPFVFSSLIEETFENAGQLSIMAVLIIFILFAIIFKRSFCGFLCLVGALQRVVGYIGFKLFKKRVTVPATLDKYLRAAKYIILTGFAAFSIASGKFLLQVSVDDVFEQYSIILPGLAWISIMLMFVTIIGSFFIDNFFCKYICIQGAVAGVAGRFSPSGIVRCEDKCINCTLCTKKCPSNLEVHKMKKVISAECFNCQKCIIVCPKKGALTNSFAGRKIPLVLFVAMAGMLYILLTFLIPLFL